One region of Chryseobacterium muglaense genomic DNA includes:
- a CDS encoding IS5 family transposase — translation MLGKIKPDLQQNLFKTRLTELINMEHPLVKLAHEISWEKMEQEFAKLFSEQGRPSVAIRKIAGMLLLKEMFKESDETVVERWVENAYWQYFTGEDFFQTQQPFDPSNFVHFRKRIGEKGLEFLLGQSVSLHPQAKTEDEVQIDTTVQEKNITFPTDSKLAKKVIDNCVKIAEKEGVIQRQSYKRVSKQLLRDAYFGHHPRRQKKAKMARKKLRTIGKRVLRELERKLPSTILKDYEDVFKIYLKALTQERNTKDKIYSLHEPQVACIAKGKSGKAYEFGTKVAVVRGRKTGVISSIKRFSGNPHDSKTLEESLAQSERVRKSVGGTRPNKASTDRGFRGIKLVEGTVILLPTKKEKTKYEQQVARLRFRARAAIEPCISHLKRNHSLGLNFLKGVAGDINNALLAGIGYNLKMRFNQIKEQITLWLEILLRTFLCKYNFQNEN, via the coding sequence ATGTTAGGTAAAATAAAACCAGATTTACAGCAAAATTTATTCAAGACCAGACTTACGGAACTCATTAATATGGAGCATCCGTTGGTAAAATTGGCTCACGAAATCTCTTGGGAGAAAATGGAGCAAGAGTTTGCAAAACTGTTTTCAGAGCAAGGAAGACCCTCGGTTGCAATTCGTAAAATAGCAGGAATGCTTCTGCTTAAGGAAATGTTTAAAGAAAGCGACGAAACGGTTGTAGAAAGATGGGTGGAGAATGCGTATTGGCAATATTTTACGGGCGAAGATTTTTTTCAGACCCAGCAGCCTTTTGATCCGAGCAATTTTGTACACTTTAGAAAGAGAATTGGCGAGAAGGGGTTAGAATTCCTTTTAGGACAAAGCGTTTCTCTTCATCCGCAAGCCAAAACAGAAGATGAAGTTCAGATTGACACTACGGTTCAGGAGAAGAATATTACCTTTCCTACGGATTCAAAATTAGCAAAAAAAGTAATAGACAATTGCGTGAAAATAGCTGAAAAAGAAGGGGTAATTCAAAGGCAAAGTTATAAAAGAGTAAGCAAACAATTGTTGCGAGATGCTTATTTTGGGCACCATCCGAGAAGACAGAAGAAGGCAAAAATGGCAAGGAAGAAGCTCAGAACGATTGGCAAAAGAGTGCTTCGGGAATTGGAAAGAAAACTTCCTTCAACTATTTTGAAAGACTACGAAGACGTTTTTAAAATTTACCTCAAAGCACTCACCCAAGAACGTAATACGAAAGATAAAATTTACAGTTTGCACGAACCACAGGTTGCCTGTATTGCGAAAGGGAAATCGGGAAAGGCATACGAGTTTGGGACAAAAGTGGCGGTAGTGCGAGGTAGGAAAACAGGGGTCATCAGTTCCATAAAAAGATTTTCAGGCAATCCTCACGATAGCAAAACATTGGAAGAATCATTAGCACAAAGTGAGCGAGTCAGAAAATCCGTTGGAGGAACAAGACCTAATAAAGCGAGTACAGACCGAGGTTTTAGAGGAATAAAATTAGTAGAAGGAACGGTAATTTTGCTTCCCACAAAAAAAGAAAAAACAAAATATGAGCAACAAGTTGCAAGATTGAGATTCCGAGCAAGAGCAGCGATAGAGCCTTGTATCTCGCATTTGAAAAGAAACCACTCCTTAGGATTAAACTTCCTTAAAGGAGTAGCTGGAGATATTAATAATGCCTTATTAGCAGGCATCGGATACAATCTGAAGATGAGATTCAACCAAATCAAAGAGCAAATCACTCTTTGGCTCGAAATTCTTCTCCGAACTTTTTTATGCAAGTATAATTTTCAAAATGAAAACTAG
- a CDS encoding PLP-dependent cysteine synthase family protein, with the protein MKYAENILETIGNTPLVKLNKVLGEDFPALVLAKVETFNPGNSVKDRMALKMIEDAEKDGRLKPGGTIIEGTSGNTGMGLALAAIIKGYKCIFVTNAKQSKEKCDILRAVGAEVIVCPTDVKPTDPRSYYSVSKRLAKETENGWYVNQYDNLSNRAAHYESTAPEIWEQTEGKLTHFVAGAGTGGTVTGCGTFFKERNSDIKVIGIDTYGSILKEIHETGEINLGNAYSYITEGIGEDILPENYDMNVIDHFEKVTDKDGAIYARKLAKEEGIFCGYSAGSAMAALVQMKNQFTKDDIVVVLLHDHGSRYVGKIYNDEWMKEMGWLD; encoded by the coding sequence ATGAAATACGCAGAAAATATACTTGAAACCATAGGAAATACCCCTCTTGTAAAGCTTAATAAAGTTTTGGGTGAAGATTTCCCGGCATTGGTTTTGGCAAAAGTAGAAACTTTCAACCCTGGAAATTCGGTAAAAGACAGAATGGCTCTGAAAATGATTGAAGATGCCGAAAAAGACGGAAGATTAAAACCCGGAGGAACCATTATTGAAGGAACTTCAGGAAACACAGGGATGGGATTGGCGTTGGCGGCTATCATCAAAGGATACAAATGTATTTTTGTAACCAACGCTAAACAGTCAAAAGAAAAATGTGATATTCTTCGTGCTGTTGGAGCCGAAGTAATCGTTTGTCCAACAGACGTAAAGCCTACAGACCCGCGTTCTTATTATTCAGTTTCAAAAAGATTGGCAAAAGAAACGGAAAACGGATGGTACGTTAACCAATATGATAATTTATCAAACAGAGCAGCTCATTACGAGTCTACAGCTCCTGAAATTTGGGAACAAACGGAAGGAAAACTGACTCACTTTGTGGCTGGAGCCGGAACGGGAGGTACCGTTACAGGTTGTGGAACTTTCTTTAAAGAAAGAAATTCTGACATCAAAGTTATCGGTATTGATACGTATGGTTCTATCTTAAAAGAGATTCACGAAACGGGAGAAATCAATCTAGGAAACGCTTACAGCTACATTACAGAAGGAATCGGTGAAGACATTCTTCCTGAAAATTATGACATGAATGTAATCGATCATTTCGAAAAAGTGACTGATAAAGACGGTGCAATTTACGCAAGAAAACTGGCTAAAGAAGAAGGTATTTTCTGTGGATATTCTGCAGGAAGTGCAATGGCAGCTTTGGTTCAGATGAAAAATCAGTTCACGAAAGATGATATCGTTGTGGTACTTCTTCATGATCACGGTTCAAGATACGTTGGGAAAATCTACAACGACGAATGGATGAAAGAAATGGGTTGGTTAGATTAA
- a CDS encoding chaperone modulator CbpM, with protein MSERISREELVQIYNIEITFFDELVDSGLLNIETDNEIRYLMYEDLPTFERFTNWHYDLDINLPGLEVINSMLQKMKNLNQINRELMQKLSAINEKYEDI; from the coding sequence ATGAGTGAAAGAATATCACGCGAGGAACTCGTACAGATTTATAATATTGAAATTACTTTTTTTGATGAATTGGTAGATTCGGGCTTGTTGAATATAGAAACTGATAATGAAATTCGGTATCTGATGTATGAAGACCTTCCTACATTTGAGAGGTTTACCAATTGGCATTATGATTTGGATATTAATCTTCCCGGTTTGGAAGTTATCAACAGCATGCTGCAGAAAATGAAAAATTTAAATCAGATAAACCGTGAATTAATGCAAAAACTTTCGGCGATAAATGAGAAATATGAAGATATTTAA
- a CDS encoding DnaJ C-terminal domain-containing protein, whose translation MAYIDYYKILGVDKSATQDDIKKAYRKQARKLHPDLNPNDKEAEKQFKQLNEANEVLSNPENRAKYDKYGENWKHGEEYEKAQQQQRQQYQGGNYGGGFSSTDFGEGEDFSDFFQSMFGGAGGGYKRSSHGSASGKFKGQDVHAELSLNLKDAAKTQQQIFDIDGKKVRITIPAGVYDGQQIKLKGYGSPGLNGGPNGDLYITFNINPDPNFERVGDDLKTKVTIDLYTAVLGGEVNINTLEGIVILKVKPGTQNGTTVRLKGKGFPVYKKEGQFGDLFVTYDVKLPTNLTDKQKELFEQLKNS comes from the coding sequence ATGGCTTATATAGATTACTACAAAATTTTAGGCGTAGACAAAAGCGCAACGCAGGACGATATTAAAAAAGCGTACCGAAAACAGGCAAGAAAACTGCACCCAGACCTTAATCCGAACGATAAAGAGGCAGAAAAACAGTTCAAGCAACTGAATGAAGCTAATGAAGTGCTCAGTAATCCTGAGAACCGTGCTAAGTACGATAAGTATGGGGAAAACTGGAAGCACGGTGAAGAATACGAAAAGGCACAGCAACAGCAAAGACAGCAGTATCAAGGCGGAAACTACGGCGGTGGTTTTTCCAGTACTGATTTCGGGGAAGGTGAAGATTTTTCAGATTTCTTCCAAAGTATGTTTGGCGGAGCCGGAGGTGGTTATAAAAGAAGTTCGCACGGAAGTGCTTCCGGAAAATTTAAAGGTCAGGATGTGCATGCAGAATTGAGTTTAAACTTAAAAGATGCGGCAAAAACTCAGCAGCAGATTTTCGACATTGATGGTAAAAAGGTGAGAATTACGATTCCTGCAGGAGTGTATGATGGGCAGCAGATAAAACTGAAAGGTTACGGGAGTCCGGGACTTAATGGAGGCCCAAACGGAGATTTATACATTACTTTTAATATCAATCCTGATCCCAATTTTGAAAGGGTAGGAGATGATTTAAAAACCAAAGTTACGATTGATCTTTATACCGCAGTTTTAGGCGGAGAAGTTAATATAAATACTTTGGAAGGAATTGTCATTCTGAAAGTAAAACCTGGAACCCAAAATGGAACCACAGTGAGACTAAAAGGAAAAGGTTTCCCTGTCTATAAAAAAGAAGGACAATTTGGTGATCTATTTGTGACCTATGATGTAAAATTGCCGACCAACCTTACCGACAAGCAGAAAGAACTTTTCGAACAACTTAAAAATTCCTAA
- a CDS encoding dicarboxylate/amino acid:cation symporter gives MKEVLKNYSGILLLLVGITVGSIIGIVAPQIVEYIKPLGDIFLNLLFVSVVPLVFFAVSNSIASLEQESKFGKILLIMSFTFLFFILTAAVFTIGAVYLFPVSSISGSTELIAEATKEENWGDRTVSFFTVGEFTELFSRKNMLALLIFAFLTGFAARKSGESGKPFRVFIASGYEVMKELLIMIMKIAPIGLGAYFAYQVATLGPQLFGFYAKPLGLYYVAGIIYFFVFFTLYAFMANGQTGIKSFWKNAILPTLTALSTCSSFATMPTNLVAASKIGIPSSIANLVIPIGTTLHKNGSSMSSIIKIYVAFQIIGRDFFEPSNLLLALGITVFVSIVAGGIPNGGYIGEMLMISVYSLPQEAIPAVIIIGTLVDPLATVLNAVGDIVAAMFVNRWLREPQLPL, from the coding sequence ATGAAAGAAGTCTTAAAAAACTATTCAGGAATTTTACTGTTACTTGTGGGAATTACCGTGGGAAGTATTATCGGTATTGTTGCTCCGCAAATCGTGGAGTATATAAAACCGCTTGGTGATATTTTTCTTAATCTTCTTTTTGTAAGTGTTGTTCCGCTTGTATTTTTTGCCGTTTCCAATTCTATTGCTTCTCTTGAGCAGGAATCTAAGTTTGGCAAAATTCTTTTAATAATGTCTTTTACATTTTTGTTTTTCATACTCACTGCTGCCGTTTTTACCATTGGCGCAGTGTATCTTTTCCCCGTTTCATCCATATCAGGAAGTACAGAGTTGATTGCAGAAGCCACCAAAGAAGAAAACTGGGGTGATAGAACTGTAAGTTTTTTCACCGTAGGTGAGTTTACAGAATTGTTTTCACGAAAAAATATGTTGGCTCTTCTTATTTTTGCTTTCCTCACAGGTTTTGCCGCCAGAAAATCAGGCGAAAGCGGAAAACCTTTCAGAGTTTTTATTGCTTCAGGCTATGAAGTAATGAAAGAACTTCTTATCATGATTATGAAAATTGCACCCATTGGTTTGGGAGCATACTTTGCGTATCAGGTTGCCACATTGGGACCTCAGCTTTTTGGTTTTTATGCTAAACCGCTTGGTTTATATTACGTTGCAGGAATTATCTACTTCTTTGTATTTTTCACACTTTATGCTTTTATGGCAAACGGACAAACCGGAATTAAAAGCTTCTGGAAAAATGCTATTCTCCCTACCTTAACTGCCTTGAGTACCTGCAGCAGTTTTGCCACAATGCCAACCAATTTAGTAGCCGCATCGAAAATAGGAATCCCGAGTTCTATTGCTAATTTGGTTATTCCTATAGGAACGACTTTGCATAAAAACGGTTCGTCGATGTCTTCGATTATTAAAATATATGTCGCTTTTCAGATTATCGGGAGAGATTTTTTTGAACCTTCCAATCTTTTACTGGCTCTAGGAATTACTGTTTTTGTAAGTATCGTTGCCGGAGGAATTCCCAATGGTGGATATATTGGCGAAATGCTGATGATCTCGGTATACAGTTTACCACAAGAAGCCATTCCTGCCGTGATTATTATCGGAACATTGGTTGATCCTTTGGCGACCGTTTTAAATGCTGTTGGAGATATTGTAGCGGCGATGTTTGTGAATCGGTGGCTTCGAGAGCCTCAGCTACCTTTATAA
- a CDS encoding HU family DNA-binding protein, with product MSIKYTLIERGEPGVVGGGTKKWYAVIKNDGEVTIDNLVEEIEKFSSLSESDIRGVIIALENVIQKKLIDGKIIRLDKLGSFYPSLSSGGAETEEKFNVSLIKGAKVNYRPGKRINDALSTATFTKSK from the coding sequence ATGTCAATCAAATACACATTAATCGAACGCGGAGAGCCAGGCGTAGTTGGCGGAGGAACAAAAAAGTGGTATGCTGTCATCAAAAATGACGGAGAAGTAACAATAGATAATCTTGTGGAGGAGATAGAAAAATTTTCTTCTCTAAGTGAATCTGATATAAGAGGAGTGATAATCGCTTTGGAAAATGTTATTCAGAAAAAACTCATTGATGGTAAAATCATTCGCTTAGATAAGCTTGGTAGTTTCTACCCAAGTCTTAGCAGTGGTGGTGCTGAAACTGAAGAAAAATTCAATGTAAGTTTAATCAAAGGAGCAAAAGTAAACTATCGTCCCGGCAAGAGAATTAATGATGCTTTGAGCACGGCTACATTTACAAAATCAAAATAA